The Vicia villosa cultivar HV-30 ecotype Madison, WI linkage group LG1, Vvil1.0, whole genome shotgun sequence genome includes a region encoding these proteins:
- the LOC131643569 gene encoding protein NLP7-like, with protein sequence MSESEEENQDFPPKTKTSLEEHGCAMDFDLDLETSWPLDHMSFISNPMSPFLFSTISDQPSSPLWVFSDGEDDKHAKLAASAFSDCHKIFSCDLNSVTEKPDENDGNKTFLPPLMPPIENLDGYCAIKEKMTQALRYFKEWTELNILAQVWAPVRNGNRYELTTSGQPFVLDPHSNGLNQYRTASLMYKFSVDGENDGTQGLPGRVFQQKLPEWSPNVLYYSSKEYPRRDHAQHYNVRGTLALPVFEPSLQSCIGVIELIMTSLKINYAPEVEKICKALEAVNLRSSEILDHPFTQICNEGRQNALSEILEILTVVCETHNLPLAQTWVPCRHRSVLAHGGGFKKSCSSFDGSCMGQVCMSTTEVAAYIIDAHLWGFREACVEHHLQHGQGVAGRAFLSQNMSFCTNITKFCKTDYPLVHYALMFGLTGSFAICLRSFHTGNDDYVLEFFLPPGITEFHEQKTLLGSILATMKQHFQSLSIAVGVELEENGSVEIIEATDEGIRVRIESIPIAQSIKSPPIPDASPNMEEELPHDPLEIHGENLGGSIDPKPSLENKNIKKPSERKRGKTEKSISLEVLQRYFAGSLKDAAKSLGVCPTTMKRICRQHGISRWPSRKINKVNRSLSKLKRVIESVQGAEGTFDLNSLNTNQLPVAGSFPEPSNPNKSSQQASLNNRLSEPQMKENEFHAPKETNIPIVLEDQLLGGSKHGLGKDRKRTRSRSISSEDSINPTSHGSCHDSPPDEISTVKDLFIPPNNEQYVVLRGSPESRVQPTNVFNSPTAHRLPDNILAELQEPFGGMLIEDAGSSKDLRNLCPSVAEAILEDIAPEPYGNNLPCSYLAPKQCMDATNKSVTPFAARKEMKTVTIKATYREDIIRFRVSLNCGIAELKEEVAKRLKLEIGTFDVKYMDDDNEWVLIACDADLQECMYVSRSSGGSNIIRVLVNDVMSNLGSSWESSGE encoded by the exons ATGACAAACATGCCAAACTTGCAGCTTCAGCTTTCTCTGATTGCCACAAGATCTTCTCTT GTGATTTGAATTCAGTAACTGAGAAGCCGGATGAGAACGATGGCAACAAAACGTTTTTGCCGCCGCTGATGCCGCCAATAGAAAATTTGGATGGATACTGTGCAATCAAGGAAAAGATGACACAGGCGCTTCGCTATTTCAAAGAATGGACTGAACTGAATATTCTGGCTCAGGTTTGGGCACCGGTGAGGAATGGTAACCGGTATGAACTTACAACTTCAGGTCAACCCTTTGTGCTTGATCCGCATAGTAATGGACTCAACCAGTATAGAACGGCTTCCCTGATGTATAAGTTTTCGGTGGATGGAGAGAACGATGGAACTCAGGGACTTCCTGGTCGAGTTTTCCAGCAGAAATTACCAGAATGGTCTCCTAATGTTCTGTATTATTCTAGTAAAGAGTATCCACGCCGAGATCATGCTCAACATTATAACGTTCGTGGAACGTTGGCTTTGCCTGTATTTGAACCTTCGTTGCAGTCGTGTATCGGTGTGATAGAGTTGATTATGACTTCACTGAAGATTAACTATGCTCCTGAGGTTGAAAAAATCTGCAAAGCCCTTGAG GCGGTAAATTTGAGGAGTTCGGAAATTTTGGACCATCCATTCACTCAG ATTTGCAATGAAGGGCGTCAAAATGCGTTATCTGAGATCTTGGAGATATTGACAGTGGTGTGCGAAACTCATAATTTGCCTCTCGCGCAAACATGGGTTCCTTGTAGGCATAGGAGTGTTTTGGCTCATGGTGGCGGTTTCAAGAAAAGTTGTTCGAGTTTTGACGGTAGTTGCATGGGGCAAGTTTGCATGTCTACAACTGAGGTAGCAGCTTATATTATAGATGCTCATTTATGGGGTTTTCGAGAGGCGTGCGTCGAGCATCACTTACAACATGGTCAAGGCGTTGCGGGAAGAGCTTTTTTGTCCCAAAACATGAGCTTCTGCACAAACATTACgaaattctgcaaaacagattaTCCTTTGGTTCATTATGCTCTCATGTTTGGGTTAACAGGCTCTTTTGCAATCTGTTTGCGGAGTTTTCATACAGGAAACGACGATTATGTATTAGAGTTTTTTCTGCCTCCTGGGATCACAGAATTTCATGAACAGAAGACACTCTTGGGATCTATATTGGCAACAATGAAACAGCATTTTCAGAGTCTTAGTATTGCTGTTGGTGTTGAACTTGAGGAAAACGGTTCGGTTGAAATTATTGAAGCAACAGATGAAGGAATCCGAGTTAGGATTGAATCTATTCCAATTGCTCAATCTATTAAATCACCACCTATACCCGATGCCTCGCCAAATATGGAGGAGGAGTTACCACATGATCCATTAGAGATTCATGGTGAAAATTTAGGTGGAAGCATTGATCCAAAGCCCTCCTTAGAGAATAAAAACATAAAGAAACCCTCAGAGAGGAAGCGTGGAAAAACTGAGAAATCAATCAGTCTTGAAGTTTTACAACGTTATTTCGCTGGGAGTCTTAAAGATGCTGCAAAGAGCCTTGGCG TATGCCCTACTACAATGAAGCGCATCTGCAGGCAGCATGGTATATCCCGTTGGCCATCTCGAAAGATAAACAAGGTTAACCGTTCCCTGTCAAAGCTCAAGCGTGTTATTGAATCTGTCCAAGGTGCTGAAGGGACGTTTGATTTGAATTCTCTCAACACTAATCAACTTCCAGTTGCTGGTTCTTTTCCCGAGCCTTCAAATCCGAACAAGTCCAGCCAGCAAGCTTCATTAAACAATAGGCTATCAGAGCCTCAGATGAAAGAGAATGAATTTCACGCCCCTAAAGAAACTAACATACCAATTGTATTGGAAGATCAACTGCTTGGAGGAAGCAAACATGGTCTTGGCAAGGACCGAAAAAGGACTCGAAGTAGGAGTATCTCTAGCGAAGATAGCATAAATCCTACTTCTCATGGTTCGTGCCATGATAGTCCCCCGGATGAAATTTCAACTGTAAAGGATCTATTCATTCCACCCAACAATGAGCAATATGTTGTGTTGAGGGGGTCGCCAGAGTCGAGAGTGCAGCCAACAAATGTATTCAACTCTCCAACTGCTCACCGATTGCCCGACAATATCTTAGCAGAACTTCAAGAGCCGTTTGGAGGAATGCTAATAGAGGATGCAGGTAGTTCAAAAGACTTGAGAAACTTGTGTCCTTCAGTAGCTGAGGCCATTTTGGAGGATATAGCTCCAGAACCTTATGGGAATAACCTTCCATGTTCATATCTGGCTCCTAAACAATGCATGGACGCTACTAATAAATCGGTGACGCCTTTCGCAGCTAGAAAAGAAATGAAAACTGTGACTATTAAGGCAACATATAGAGAAGATATTATAAGGTTTAGGGTCTCTTTGAACTGCGGCATTGCGGAATTGAAAGAGGAAGTTGCCAAAAGATTGAAACTTGAGATTGGTACATTTGATGTCAAGTACATGGATGATGATAATGAATGGGTTTTGATAGCCTGTGATGCAGACCTGCAGGAGTGCATGTATGTTTCAAGATCCTCGGGTGGAAGCAACATAATCCGAGTTTTGGTAAATGACGTAATGTCAAATCTCGGAAGCTCCTGGGAGAGCTCGGGGGAGTGA